The stretch of DNA AGGTCGACCATGCCGATCACGCCGCACAGCACGTAGCCGATGCACATGCCGATCAGTACGGAAATATTGACCCAGAAACCGCGCATGAAGCGGTGGATCAAAAGAATGGTCGCCAGCACCAGGGCGGCGATGGCCAGATAAACCGGTGAACCGAATTGCGCAGCGGCGGCACCGCCACCCGCCCAATTCACGGCCACGGGGAACAGCGACAGACCGATCGAGGTGATGACCGTGCCGGTCACCAGCGGCGGGAAGAAGCGCACGACCTTGGACATGAACGGCGCGATGAGCATGCCGAAGAATCCGGCGGCGATCGTTGCACCGAAGATCCCTTGCAGACCGATACCGGGCATGCCGGCCATGGCGACCATGCTGCCGACTGCGGCAAAACTGGCGCCCATCATCACCGGCATGCGGATACCCATGGGGCCGATCCCGAGCGACTGGACGATGGTGGCGACACCTGCGACCAGCAGGTCGGCGTTGATCAGGAAGGCAATTTCTTCACGACTCAGGCCTGCGGCCTGTCCAATGATCAGCGGCACCGCGATGGCACCACCGTACATCAGCAGAACATGTTGCAAACCGACCAGGATCAGTTGCAAAAGGGGCAAACGCTGAATGGCGGGTGCGTCGGGGATGCGCGCTTTGGACAGCTCGGACATGCAACACCTCGGATCTTTTTATTCTTGTGATTGAACAGCTGCCGGGTTGCTCACAGCTGTTTCTTTGCATCAGGTAAACCGCGTCAAGGCGATTCGCGAGCAGGCTCGCTCCCACAGGTAATGCGCGATCTCTGTGGGAGCGAGCCTGCTCGCGAAGCTTTGTTGCTTAATTGGTCTGGGCTCCCTGGGCGATCCATGCACCGATCAGGTCACGCTCCTGCTGGGTCATCTGGGTGATGTTGCCCAGTGGCATGATCTGCGTGGTGATGGCTTGCGCCTGGATCCGCGCCGCGTTCTGGCGGATCTGCTCGGGGGTGTCGAACATCACACCGGCGGGCGCCGCGCTGAACAACGGGCTGGTCGGTTTGGCCGAATGGCAGACCGCGCAGCGTTCCTGGATCACGTTGTGCACCTTGTCGAACGCAGGGCCTGCGTTGGACGCTTGCGCGGGTGCCGCAGCAGGGGCTGCGGCTGGCGCTGCAGGTGCCGCCGCTTCAGCCGGTTTCGCGCCACCGCCCAGTGCCGTTTCCGGCAGCGGTTGGTACTCGATTTTCGCTGGAGCCTTGGCCACGTCCGGCGCGGTCGGCATCGGCGCAGGGCCGGTGACGTACGCCAGGGTGATCATGCCCACCGCTGCCACTGGCAGGGTCCAGGCAAACTTGTGGCTGTCGTGACGGGTGTTGAAGTAGTGACGAACCAACACCGCCAACACTGCGATCCCGGCCAGGATCAACCAGTTGTACTGGCTGCCATAGGTGCTCGGGAAGTGGTTGCTGATCATGATGAACAGCACCGGCAGGGTGAAGTAGTTGTTGTGACGCGAACGCAGCAGGCCCTTGGCTGGCAGCGCCGGGTCCGGCGTGCGGTTCTCGGCGATGGCCGCGACCAGTGCACGCTGCGCCGGCATGATGATGCGGAACACGTTACCGACCATGATGGTGCCGATGATCGCGCCGACGTGCAGGTACGCACCACGACCGCTGAACACCTTGCTGAAGCCATACGCCGCGCCGATGATCAGCACGAACAGAATGAAACCCAGCAGAGCAGGGCGTTTGCCCAGGGCCGAGTCGCACAGGAAGGAGTAGATGAACCAGCCCAGGAACAGCGAGCCGATACCGATGGCCACGCCTTCAGGGCCGCTCAGTGTGCTGCCCGGAGCCAGCAGGTAGAGCGTTGGATTGGAGTAGAACACCACGCACAGCAGCGCGATCCCCGACATCCAGGTGAAGTAGGCTTCCCATTTGAACCAGTGCAGGTTCTCCGGCATCGACGGTGGGGCCAGTTTGTATTTTTCCAGGTGATAGATACCGCCGCCGTGGATCGCCCACAGATCACCGGCCAGACCGGTTTTCGGGTTGACGCGGTTGAGGTTGTTCTCCAGCCAGACAAAGTAGAACGACGCGCCGATCCAGGCCACGCCAGTGATCATGTGAACCCAGCGCACGCTCAGGTTCAGCCATTCCAACAGATGTGCTTCCACAGTCTTTACCTCTCGCCTGTCACTCTTGTTGTCGAGTGATCAGACCTTCTCTTATTGGTGGGGGGCGAGGATCAAACGCTCATCCTCTTTGAAAAAATGCTCATCGCAGTTATTGCCTGTGCCACTGCGATCAACCACCAGGAAGTCATCCCGCTTTTCGATCGTCAGCACCGGGTGGTGCCAGACGCCGCGATGGTAATTGATGCCCTGCCTGCCGTTGGTGACGAAGGCGCGGACCAAGCCTGATACAGGTACATCGCCAAGTGGCGCGACCACGATCAGAAAGGGGTTGCCGAGCAGCGGAATGAAAGCCTGGCTACCCAGCGGATGGCGTTCCAGCATGCTCACGGTCAGCGGCATGTCCTGCGCGTCGGCGCGGAAGATGCTGATGATCGCGTTGTCCTCAGGCGTAGCGGTTTCGACCGTCGCCAGTTTATGGAAGCGCATGGTCGAACCGTTGTTGATCATGAAGTGATCGCTGCCCTCGGTTTCGATGACGTCACCGAAGGGGGCGAAGGCTTCTTTGGTCAGCGGTTCAATCTGTAGTGTGCGCATGCTGTTCTTCTTTTCGTTGAGTGATCGTTCCCACGCTCCGCGTGGGAATGCAGCCCGTGACGCTCTGCGTCACATCCAGAGTGGACGCAGAGCGTCCAGTGATGCATTCCCACACAGAGCGTGGGAACGATCATTGCGGTGTTATTTAGCGACCTTGCCGAGAACGCGCAGGCGACTCACACCACCGTCCGGGAACACGTTCAGACGGATGTGGGTGATCGGGCCCAGCGCCTTGATCTGCTCGGCGAAGGTGTGTTCGGCGTGCATTTCCAGCTTCTGGCTCGGCAGCAGTTCACGCCAGAACAGCGACTGGGTTTCGATCTGGCTGTCGGTGCCGCCCTTGACGAACGCGCCCTGGATCGAGCAGGTGTCCGGGTAGTTGCCTTTGAAGTGCAGAGTGTCGACGACGATTTTTTCGATCTCGCCCGGGTGGCCCAGTGCGACGATCACCCAGTCATTGCCCGGGGTACGACGACGTGCGGTTTCCCAGCCGTCGCCCATGTTGATGCCACGGCCCGGGTTGAGGATGTTGCTCATGCGGCCGAAGTGTTCGTCGGAGCAGGCGAGGGCGCGGCCACCGTTGAGGGCTGCGGCCAGGTCGACTTGCTCGTTGTCGCCAACTGCCGACCAGTCGCGGAACGGAATGCCGTACACGCGCAGACGGGCAACACCGCCGTCCGGGTAGATGTTGAAGCGCAGGTGGCTGAACGCCTTGTCGTTGCTGATTTCGTGGTAGTGGTGGCTGTTGCCCTGCAGCTCGACGGCCGACAGCACTTCAGTCCACTGGGTGTTTTCGTCCGGCTCGCCGGAGGCCAGGAAGCACGCTTCCAGCGAGGCCGATGGCGGGAAGTTGCCGGTGAAGAATGAAGTGTCGATGTCCACGCCTTTGATCGAACCCGGTACGCCCAGGCGGATCACCGCGCTGTCGTAGCCTTCAAAGCGCTTGCGACGCGATTCCCAGCCGTCCATCCACTTGCCGTTGTCGTCGAACACACCCTCCTTCCACACGGCCGGGGTCGGCTGAAACAGACGATTGGCGTCTGCGAACCAGTCATCGGTGACCGAGATGATTTTGGTGCCCAGACGGGCATCGGCCAGGTTGACGAACTTCTCGAAAGGTACGGCGTAAGCTTTCATTCTTCTTGTCTGCCTTTAAATAAGTGGCTGGGGATGCTTGCAAGACCCTGGGTACTCTCCGCGTCTGATGTACTCGGGTCAGGCTTGCTAAAGAGTCAGTAAACGGAACAGGGCGATCTTGTTGATCTCCGCCAGCGCGCATTTGAATTCGGTGTCGACCGAGTTGTGAATGCGCGTTTCGAACGCCGCGAGGATCTGATGCCGGTTGCTGCCTTTTACCGCCATGATGAAGGGAAACTTGAACTTGGCTTTGTAGGCGTCGTTCAGCTCGGTGAAGCGCTGGAACTCTTCGGCCGTGCATTGGTGGATCCCCGCGCCAGACTGTTCTTCAGTACTGGCCGCGGTAAGCTGGCCCTGGACGGCAGCTTTGCCGGCCAGGTCCGGGTGAGCGTTGATCAGTGCCAGCTGGCTGGCGTGATCGGCGCTCAACAGGATGTCGCTCATGCGCTGGTGCAGGGTTTCGATCTCGTCGATCGAAGCGTCCGCGCCCAGGTCGTAGGCCTTCTCGGCCACCCATGGCGAATGTTCGTAGATGTCGGCGAAGGCTTTGACGAAAGCGTCGCGGCTCAGGGTCGACGGTTGCAGGGTTTGAAAGCAGCTCATTTGGCGGCCCCTTGGTACGGCTGGGTTTCGTGCCAGTGGCGCGCGATGTCGACGCGACGGCTGAACCACACCTGTTCATGACTTTTGGCGTATTCGATAAAGCGTTTGAGCGAGGCGAGGCGACCCGGACGACCGATCAGGCGGCAGTGCAAACCGATCGAGAGCATCTTCGGTGCTTCAGCGCCTTCGGCATAGAGCACGTCGAACGCATCTTTAAGGTATTCGAAGAAGTCGTCACCCTTGTTGAAACCCTGCACTTGCGTGAAGCGCATGTCGTTGGTGTCGAGGGTGTACGGGATCACCAGGTGCGGCTTGCCGGTCGGGTTGTTCGGTTCCCAGTAGGGCAGGTCGTCGTCGTAGGTGTCGCAGTCGTAAAGGAAACCACCTTCTTCCATCACCAGGCGACGGGTGTTCGGCCCGGTGCGGCCGGTGTACCAGCCCAGTGGGCGCTCGCCGGTGAGTTCGGTGAGGATGCGGATCGCTTCGAGCATGTGCTCGCGTTCCTGCGCTTCGTCCATGTACTGGTAATCGATCCAGCGGTAGCCGTGGCTGCAGATCTCGTGACCGGCTTCGACCATCGCGCGGATCACATCCGGGTGGCGCTGAGCGGCCATGGCCACGGCGAAGATGGTCAGCGGAATGTCGAATTCCTTGAACAGTTTGAGGATCCGCCAGACACCGGCGCGGCTGCCATACTCGTAAAGCGATTCCATGCTCATGTTGCGCGCGCCTTGCAGCGGCTGGGCGGCAACCATCTCGGAGAGGAAGGCTTCGGATTCTTTATCGCCGTGCAGGATGTTGCGCTCGCCGCCTTCTTCGTAGTTGAGCACGAACGACAGGGCGATGCGGGCATTGCCCGGCCAGTGTGGGTGAGGAGGGTTACTGCCGTAACCGATCAGGTCGCGTGGGTAGTCAGCGCTCACTGCAGTCTTCCTTCTTATTCGTTGACAGAGGGTGTGGCGGCCTGGCGGTGAGTAAGCAGGCTGGCGTCACAGCGATGGGCTGATTGTATACAACTTTAATCTCACTTTGTAAGCCTGAATTTTCGCATTTTTCACCGACTGTCATCTTTTGCTGTTAAAGACGTGAGCCTGCAAGAAACCTGCCTGATCAGTCAGCTAATGGATCGCAGGTTCAATAGATAGGCACTTGAGAGGCAGATCAAGGGTAAACGCCCGAACGGCGGGGGTGAGGTGAAAAATGTCGTTTTTATTGTGTACAATTTTTTTTAAAAGTGTCTTAATCAGTCGCTCGCCGCAGCTTTTCGTGCTCCGAATCGGTGCGGTCTCCTTTTTACCTGACTTCGGGAGGCGCGAGGTCTGACTGCTCCACGCAGGCAGGCGCGCAGAATCAATGGGACGTTTGACAACACACGTTTTGGACGCTGCACACGGTTGCCCGGGCAGCTCGATCAAGGTCGAGCTGTACCGCGTTGAAGGTTCGCACCTGGAATTGGTCGCCAGTGCGATAACCAACAGCGATGGCCGGGTCGATGCGCCGCTGCTGCAAGGCGATGACTACCGCACCGGGGTTTATCAGGTGCAGTTCCACGCCGGCGATTACTACCGCGCCCGTGGCGTGCAGTTGCCGGAGCCGGCGTTTCTGGACGTGGTGGTGCTGCGTTTCGGCATCTCTGCCGAACAGGATCACTACCACGTGCCACTGCTGATCTCGCCTTACAGCTATTCCACCTACCGGGGCAGCTGACCCCCAAGCAGCTGCCCCCACCGGGAAGCGACTGCGCATATAGCTTCTTTGGTCTTTCGCCCGCTCACACTGCGGGCTTTTTTTCGTCTTTGGAAAAGTGTTGCCTGATCTGACGCCTTCGCGAGCAAGCTCACTCCTGCATTTGGAATGCGATCCCCTGTAGGAGTGAGCCTGCTCGCGATGTTTTTGCTCTTAGCGGCTCAGCAGGGAAGCGGCGCCAGCGCCACTGAACAACCCGGCACTCACCCGGTTAAACCAGCTCTGCCCCTTGCCGCTGCGCAGATAGCGCGCCGCACCATGCGCACCCAGCCCGTAAGCCAGTTTGCAGCACAGATCGAGCACCACCCAGGTGGCGATCATGATCAGCAACTGCGGCAGGAACGGCTGTTGTGCACTGAGGAACTGCGGCAGAAACGCGGCGAAGAACAGAATGTCTTTCGGATTGCTCGCGCCCAATACAAACGCGCGCCCGAACAAGGTGCGAAAGCGCGGTACCGGCGCCGCTTGCGGCACTTCAGCGCCCACGGCTGGCTGGCGCGATTGCTGCCAGCTCTGCCAGGCGAGGTAGAACAGGTACAGCGCGCCGACGATCTTCAAGGCGCTGAACAGCTGTTCAGACGCCAGCAGCAGGGCGCCAAGCCCCAGCGCCGAGGCACTGAGCAGGCAGATCGAGGCGATCACGCCGCCGAGAAACGCCGGGTACGAACGGCGCAGACCGTAGTTCAGGCTGTTGCTGATCATCAGCAGCGACAGCGGCCCTGGGATCAGGATCACTACCAATGCAGCGCCGCTGAACAGCAGCCAGGTTTCCAGACTCATCACTTTCTCCTTTTTTGTTGTACTCAAGAATGTGCAAAAGCCCCACCCGCGAGGGTGAGGCCGTTTTGACGCTTGAACCGCGTGACGCTTACAAGAAGATGAACTTGGCGATGAAGATCGCGCAGAGCACCCACAGGCTGACGGAAATTTCCTTGTACTTGCCGGTACCGGCCTTCAACGCCACGTAGGTGATGAAGCCCAGCGCGATGCCATCGGCGACCGAGAAGGTCAGCGGCATCATGATCGCGGTGACAATCGCCGGAATCGCATCAGTGGCTTCGTCCCACTCGATGTGGGCCATGCCGCCCATCATCAGCATCGCAACGTAGATCAGTGCACCGGCGGTGGCGTAAGCGGGAATCATGCCGGCCAGCGGTGCGAAAAACATCGCGGCTATAAATAGCACACCTACGGTGACGGCGGTAAGACCAGTCCGACCACCAGCGGCTACGCCGGCGGCACTTTCCACATAGCTGGTGACAGGTGGCACACCGACCACGGCGCCGAATACGCTGGAGGCACTGTCGGCTTTCATGGCGCGCGAGAGGTTTTCGATACGCCCGTCGGCGTTGACCAGATTGGCGCGCTGGGCAACGCCCATCAGGGTGCCGGCGGTGTCGAACATGTGCACAAAGAGGAAGGCCAGGACCACGCTGATCATGCTGACGTTGAACACCCCCGCGACGTTCATCGCCATGAAGGTCGGCGCCAGGCTTGGCGGGGTCGACATGATGCCTGAGTAGTGCACGATGCCCAGGCCCCAACCGGCGAGGGTCACGGTGATGATGCTGATGAGGATCGCGCCGAACACCTTGTGGTAGCTGAGGATCGCGATCATCAGGAAGCAGATCGCCGCCAGCAGCGGGCCGGGTTCACGCAGGGAGCCGAGCTTGATCAGGGTTGCCGGGCTGTCGACCACGATGCCCGCAGTCTTCAGGCCGATCAGTCCGAGGAACAGGCCGACACCGGCGCCCATCGCAAAGCGCAGGCTGACCGGAATACTGTTGAGCAGCCATTCGCGAATGCGCGAGAAGGTCAGGATCATGAACAGCACACCGGAGACGAATACCGCACCGAGCGCGGTTTCCCAGTTGTAGCCCATGGTGCCGACCACGGTGTAGGTGAAGAAGGCGTTGAGGCCCATGCCCGGCGCCAGACCGACCGGCCAGTTGGCGTACAGGCCCATCAGCAGGCAGCCGAGTGCGGCGGCGATGCAGGTGGCGACAAAGGCTGCACCGTGATCGATCCCGGCATCGGCCATGATGTTCGGGTTGACGAAGATGATGTAAGCCATGGTGATGAAGGTTGTCAGACCGGCAATCAGCTCGGTCTTCACCGTGGTGCCATGCAAGCTGAGTTTAAAGATGCGCTCCAGCACGCCACTGCGTAATGGCGGTGAGAGTTCCAGCGTCGATGCTTCGGATTTGCGGCTTTCCACAGCGAGTACTCCTCAAGAGTTTTATTGTTATTTCCAGGGCCGGACCCATGAGGGGTGGCAGCAGCCCTTTGAGGCATACGCGAATTTGTTGACCATGCGGTCAGGAACTCGCACGCTGTGGATTATGCTTTTGTGTACAAATAAAGCAAATATTGTTTTTGGTTTTGTTTACGAAAGGTCAGGCGATAGGGATATATCGCCCGTTCCGGCACTTTCGGAAGCAAGCCCCCTCCCACAGTGGATCTCCGGTGAACCCGGATCATGGGTACTCAGCAGAACCCTGGGGGAGGGGGCTTGCTCCCGAAGAGGCCAGTCTGATCAATCGAGATGTGCCTGGCTGTCGCCCAACGCCATATTCACCGCCAACCACCCATTCACCGCCGCCTCCCCAGCCTCGGCAAACACTCGCTCAAGCAATTTCACCTGCTCGCGGCGCAACGCCTGCTCGAACTTCGCACCCTCGGCGGTCAGCTCCAGCAGGCGCTTACGCTTGTCCGCCTCTGATGCGACGCTGTCCACCAGGTGCATCTCCTGCAACTGGCGCAACGGCATGTTCAACGCCTGTTTGCTGACGCCGAGCAATCCCAGCAACTGCTTGACGCTGAGATTGGGATAACGCGCGATGAAAAACACAATCCGCTGATGCACCCGGGACAAGCCGCGACGCTCCAGCATTTCATCCGCCTTGGCAGTGAACGCCTGATAGCCGAAGAAAAACGCTTCCATCGCCTGTTGTTGGCTTGCAGGGCTTTTAAGGTCAAGCATATTGACGTACTCGCTCAAGCTGTCGTAGTTTCAGTCAACCAGTTTGACTTATTTTTCCCAGGCCTCGCTACCGGTGACTCCCATGGCTTTTTCCGAACGTGTCTCGCGCCTTAAAAGTTCTCTGATCCGTGAAATCCTCGCCGCCGCCCAGCGCCCGGAGGTGATGTCGTTCGCCGGCGGCCTGCCCGCCGAAGCCATGTTGCCGAAGGTCGAGTGGGCCGACATGCCGCTTTCCCTCGGCCAATACGGCATGAGCGAAGGCGAGCCGGCGCTGCGTGAAGCCCTGGCAGCAGAGGCGAGGGCGCTTGGCCTGGACTGTAAGGCGAGTCAGGTGCTGGTGGTCAGTGGTTCCCAGCAAACCCTCGATCTGGCGGCCAAGTTGTACATCGACAAGGGCACCGAGATTCTGCTGGAAGCGCCGACCTATCTGGCCGCCTTGCAGATCTTCCAGCTGTTTGGCGCCGATTGCCTGACCGTGCCGCAAGAGGCTGACGGACCCAATCTGGCCCAACTGCGCAGCCGCCTTGAGCAGCATCGTCCGGCGTTCATCTACCTGATCCCGACGTTCCAGAACCCGTCCGCCGTGCGCTACAGCGAAGCCAGGCGCGCCGCCGTCGCCGCGTTGCTGGATGAATTCGGCGTGACCCTGATCGAAGACGAGCCCTACCGCGAACTGACCTTCGATGGCGGCAGCGCCAAGCCGATTGCCGGGCGCCTGAAAACAGCCAGCTGGATCTACACCGGTACCGTGTCGAAAACCCTGCTGCCGGGTTTGCGTGTCGGTTACCTGATTGCCAGTCCGGACCTGTTCCCGCACCTGCTCAAGCTCAAGCAATCGGCGGATCTGCACACCAACCGCATCGGTCAGTGGCAGGCACTGCAATGGATCGGCACGGAACAATATCAGCAGCACTTGAGCGAACTGCGCGGCTTTTACCGTGAGCGGCGCGATGCGTTTGAGTCAGCACTGCAAACGCATTTCTCCGATCTGGCGAACTGGAACACGCCGCAGGGCGGGTTGTTTTTCTGGCTGACGCTGAAGCAGCCGCTGGATACCCGCACCTTGCTCAATGAGGCGCTGGCCAATGACGTGGCGTTCATGCCGGGCGAGCCGTTCTTTCCCGAGCCGGATAAACATCATGGGCATTTGCGTCTGAATTTCAGCCACATCGATCCGGCGCGATTGGATGAAGGACTCAAACGATTGGCGGCGGTGGTGCGACAGGCGCAGATAGATAAAGCGGCCTGAAAAACCAATAAACCGGCTCGAGGGCCGGTTTATTTTTGTCTGGGATTTGTGGTATCGGCGCGGGCCTCATCGCGAGCAGGCTCACCCCTACAGGGGAGCGCATTCCAAATGTAGGAGTGAGCCTGCTCGCGATAGGGCCATCAGCCGCAATACAGAAACATCAGACCGCCGCGAAGCGCTTGTCCAGATAATCAATGATCACCTTGGACTCATACATCCAGGTGGTCTGCCCATTTTCTTCAATGCGCAGGCACGGCACCTTGATCTTGCCGCCCTGGTCCAGCAGCGTCTGGCGATCCTGTTCGCTGTTCTTCGCGTCCTTCAGTGCCACCGGCACGTTCAGGCGGCGCAGGGTGCGGCGGGTTTTCACGCAGAACGGGCAGGCGTGGAACTGATACAGGGTCAGGCCTTTCGCGGCCGCGTTGACCTGGGCCTGGGTTTCGGCAGGGCGCTGTTTCTTGCCCGGGCGGGTGATGAAGTCGATGAAGATGATCAGTTGGCCAAGGCCGACACGAAGCGCTTTTACGAACACGTTGAAAGCCTCACGGTGCAAATTGAGAAAGGCGCGCAGCTTACCCGATTTTTCACGGGCGAAAAAAAACCGGCGATCAACGCCGGTTTTTTCTGCAGCCGATTACTTGATCAGGCTGAGGAACTCGCTGCGGGTTGCCGCGTTTTCGCGGAACTCACCGAGCATCACCGAAGTGATCATCGACGAGTTCTGCTTCTCGACACCGCGCATCATCATGCACATGTGCTTGGCCTCGATCACCACGGCCACGCCCAGCGCGCCAGTGACTTGCATCACCGCATCAGCGATCTGGCGGCTGAGATTTTCCTGAATTTGCAGGCGACGGGCGTACATGTCGACGATCCGCGCGACCTTCGACAGGCCCAGCACTTTGCCGCTCGGGATGTACGCGACGTGCGCCTTGCCGATGAACGGCAGCAGGTGGTGTTCGCACAACGAGTACAGCTCGATGTCCTTGACCAGCACCATTTCGCTGTTGTCGGAGCTGAACAGGGCACCGTTGGTGACCTCTTCGAGCGTCTGTTCATAACCGCGGCAGAGGTACTGCATGGCTTTGGCGGCACGCTTTGGCGTGTCGAGCAGGCCCTCGCGGGACACGTCCTCGCCCAGTTGGCCGAGGATCGCGGTGTAATTCTGTTCCAGGGACATGAAACTACCTGTGGGGATTTTCGCAAAGGGCAAGGGTACGGTGGCGGACACGACCCTGCAAGTTCGGTGTAACGCGATTATTCGTCGCGGCCTTCCATCATGGTGCGTTTAAGTATCACGTAAACCGCGCCGGCACCGCCATGTTTGGCCTGGCAGGAGCAGAAACCGAGTACTTGCGAGTGCTGGCGCAGCCAGGTGTTGACGTGGCTTTTGATCATCGGCCGCTTGCCGTCCAGACGCACGGCCTTGCCGTGGGTGACACGCACGCAGCGGATTTCGAATTTGGTCGCTTCGGCGAGAAAGGCCCAGAGGGTTTCGCGGGCTTTTTCGACGTTCATACCGTGCAGGTCGAGGCTGCCTTCAAACGGGATCTGCCCGATCTTGAGCTTGCGCATCTGGCTTTCCTGAACCCCGTCGCGGGCCCACATCAACTCGTCTTCGGGGCCGACGTCGATCACGAACTGATCGGACAGGCCATCCACGGTGGTGGTGTCGGTGCGCACGGTGGCGGACTGGCGCAGCTTGGCGATCTGTGCGCGGTCTGCCTTGGGTTTGCCGGTGTCGGCGCGGTCGTGCTTGATCGGCTTGACGCCTTGAATCGCACTTTTGAACAGGGAAAAATCGTCGTCTTGCATGTCAGCCTCCGCGAAGGGCGGCCAGTTTACCCAAGTCGAAACAAAACGGCCCGGCAAAAAGCCAGGCCGGTGATTCAGTCGTG from Pseudomonas sp. P8_229 encodes:
- a CDS encoding urate hydroxylase PuuD, producing the protein MEAHLLEWLNLSVRWVHMITGVAWIGASFYFVWLENNLNRVNPKTGLAGDLWAIHGGGIYHLEKYKLAPPSMPENLHWFKWEAYFTWMSGIALLCVVFYSNPTLYLLAPGSTLSGPEGVAIGIGSLFLGWFIYSFLCDSALGKRPALLGFILFVLIIGAAYGFSKVFSGRGAYLHVGAIIGTIMVGNVFRIIMPAQRALVAAIAENRTPDPALPAKGLLRSRHNNYFTLPVLFIMISNHFPSTYGSQYNWLILAGIAVLAVLVRHYFNTRHDSHKFAWTLPVAAVGMITLAYVTGPAPMPTAPDVAKAPAKIEYQPLPETALGGGAKPAEAAAPAAPAAAPAAAPAQASNAGPAFDKVHNVIQERCAVCHSAKPTSPLFSAAPAGVMFDTPEQIRQNAARIQAQAITTQIMPLGNITQMTQQERDLIGAWIAQGAQTN
- a CDS encoding ureidoglycolate lyase, producing MRTLQIEPLTKEAFAPFGDVIETEGSDHFMINNGSTMRFHKLATVETATPEDNAIISIFRADAQDMPLTVSMLERHPLGSQAFIPLLGNPFLIVVAPLGDVPVSGLVRAFVTNGRQGINYHRGVWHHPVLTIEKRDDFLVVDRSGTGNNCDEHFFKEDERLILAPHQ
- the alc gene encoding allantoicase → MKAYAVPFEKFVNLADARLGTKIISVTDDWFADANRLFQPTPAVWKEGVFDDNGKWMDGWESRRKRFEGYDSAVIRLGVPGSIKGVDIDTSFFTGNFPPSASLEACFLASGEPDENTQWTEVLSAVELQGNSHHYHEISNDKAFSHLRFNIYPDGGVARLRVYGIPFRDWSAVGDNEQVDLAAALNGGRALACSDEHFGRMSNILNPGRGINMGDGWETARRRTPGNDWVIVALGHPGEIEKIVVDTLHFKGNYPDTCSIQGAFVKGGTDSQIETQSLFWRELLPSQKLEMHAEHTFAEQIKALGPITHIRLNVFPDGGVSRLRVLGKVAK
- the uraD gene encoding 2-oxo-4-hydroxy-4-carboxy-5-ureidoimidazoline decarboxylase, yielding MSCFQTLQPSTLSRDAFVKAFADIYEHSPWVAEKAYDLGADASIDEIETLHQRMSDILLSADHASQLALINAHPDLAGKAAVQGQLTAASTEEQSGAGIHQCTAEEFQRFTELNDAYKAKFKFPFIMAVKGSNRHQILAAFETRIHNSVDTEFKCALAEINKIALFRLLTL
- the puuE gene encoding allantoinase PuuE, with protein sequence MSADYPRDLIGYGSNPPHPHWPGNARIALSFVLNYEEGGERNILHGDKESEAFLSEMVAAQPLQGARNMSMESLYEYGSRAGVWRILKLFKEFDIPLTIFAVAMAAQRHPDVIRAMVEAGHEICSHGYRWIDYQYMDEAQEREHMLEAIRILTELTGERPLGWYTGRTGPNTRRLVMEEGGFLYDCDTYDDDLPYWEPNNPTGKPHLVIPYTLDTNDMRFTQVQGFNKGDDFFEYLKDAFDVLYAEGAEAPKMLSIGLHCRLIGRPGRLASLKRFIEYAKSHEQVWFSRRVDIARHWHETQPYQGAAK
- the uraH gene encoding hydroxyisourate hydrolase, whose product is MGRLTTHVLDAAHGCPGSSIKVELYRVEGSHLELVASAITNSDGRVDAPLLQGDDYRTGVYQVQFHAGDYYRARGVQLPEPAFLDVVVLRFGISAEQDHYHVPLLISPYSYSTYRGS
- a CDS encoding LysE family translocator, producing MSLETWLLFSGAALVVILIPGPLSLLMISNSLNYGLRRSYPAFLGGVIASICLLSASALGLGALLLASEQLFSALKIVGALYLFYLAWQSWQQSRQPAVGAEVPQAAPVPRFRTLFGRAFVLGASNPKDILFFAAFLPQFLSAQQPFLPQLLIMIATWVVLDLCCKLAYGLGAHGAARYLRSGKGQSWFNRVSAGLFSGAGAASLLSR
- a CDS encoding NCS2 family permease, which translates into the protein MESRKSEASTLELSPPLRSGVLERIFKLSLHGTTVKTELIAGLTTFITMAYIIFVNPNIMADAGIDHGAAFVATCIAAALGCLLMGLYANWPVGLAPGMGLNAFFTYTVVGTMGYNWETALGAVFVSGVLFMILTFSRIREWLLNSIPVSLRFAMGAGVGLFLGLIGLKTAGIVVDSPATLIKLGSLREPGPLLAAICFLMIAILSYHKVFGAILISIITVTLAGWGLGIVHYSGIMSTPPSLAPTFMAMNVAGVFNVSMISVVLAFLFVHMFDTAGTLMGVAQRANLVNADGRIENLSRAMKADSASSVFGAVVGVPPVTSYVESAAGVAAGGRTGLTAVTVGVLFIAAMFFAPLAGMIPAYATAGALIYVAMLMMGGMAHIEWDEATDAIPAIVTAIMMPLTFSVADGIALGFITYVALKAGTGKYKEISVSLWVLCAIFIAKFIFL
- a CDS encoding MarR family winged helix-turn-helix transcriptional regulator, coding for MLDLKSPASQQQAMEAFFFGYQAFTAKADEMLERRGLSRVHQRIVFFIARYPNLSVKQLLGLLGVSKQALNMPLRQLQEMHLVDSVASEADKRKRLLELTAEGAKFEQALRREQVKLLERVFAEAGEAAVNGWLAVNMALGDSQAHLD
- a CDS encoding PLP-dependent aminotransferase family protein — translated: MAFSERVSRLKSSLIREILAAAQRPEVMSFAGGLPAEAMLPKVEWADMPLSLGQYGMSEGEPALREALAAEARALGLDCKASQVLVVSGSQQTLDLAAKLYIDKGTEILLEAPTYLAALQIFQLFGADCLTVPQEADGPNLAQLRSRLEQHRPAFIYLIPTFQNPSAVRYSEARRAAVAALLDEFGVTLIEDEPYRELTFDGGSAKPIAGRLKTASWIYTGTVSKTLLPGLRVGYLIASPDLFPHLLKLKQSADLHTNRIGQWQALQWIGTEQYQQHLSELRGFYRERRDAFESALQTHFSDLANWNTPQGGLFFWLTLKQPLDTRTLLNEALANDVAFMPGEPFFPEPDKHHGHLRLNFSHIDPARLDEGLKRLAAVVRQAQIDKAA
- a CDS encoding glutathione S-transferase N-terminal domain-containing protein; protein product: MFVKALRVGLGQLIIFIDFITRPGKKQRPAETQAQVNAAAKGLTLYQFHACPFCVKTRRTLRRLNVPVALKDAKNSEQDRQTLLDQGGKIKVPCLRIEENGQTTWMYESKVIIDYLDKRFAAV